In Lodderomyces elongisporus chromosome 1, complete sequence, a genomic segment contains:
- the UTR4 gene encoding enolase-phosphatase E1 produces MTIDTVILDIEGTICPISFVKSVLFPYFVKQLPTTLNTIQFPLNLNINDTNSNQASIVQTLSKLPLSVTTSSESTYNYLKGLVDNDVKDPVLKALQGLIWKQGYESGEIKSPVYPDSIDFIEKFPKREANCKIYIYSSGSINAQKLLFSHVDNGTGIAMDLNPQLSGYFDITTAGFKQEASSYTKIIDQIDKKDNEKSVLFLSDYINEVNAAIESGMNSYVVIREGNTPIPDKELASHKIIYSLSELNL; encoded by the coding sequence ATGACAATAGACACGGTGATATTAGATATCGAGGGCACAATCTGTCCAATCTCATTTGTTAAAAGCGTGTTATTTCCATACTTTGTCAAACAACTACCCACCACTTTGAACACGATTCAATTTCCGTTAAATTTAAATATCAATGACACTAATTCTAATCAAGCCTCGATTGTGCAAACACTATCAAAATTACCCTTGAGCGTAACGACCTCATCTGAATCTACATACAATTATCTCAAGGGCCTAGTTGATAACGATGTGAAAGACCCTGTATTAAAGGCATTGCAAGGTCTCATTTGGAAACAAGGCTATGAATCGGGCGAGATTAAAAGCCCTGTGTACCCAGACTCGATCGATTTCATTGAAAAGTTTCcaaaaagagaagcaaattgcaaaatttaTATCTACTCGTCTGGAAGCATCAATGCgcaaaaattgttgttcAGTCATGTGGATAATGGGACGGGAATTGCAATGGATTTGAATCCCCAATTGAGTGGTTATTTTGACATTACTACTGCTGGTTTCAAGCAAGAGGCTTCATCGTATACAAAGATTATAGACCAAATCGACAAAAAGGACAATGAGAAatctgttttatttttaagtGACTATATCAACGAAGTGAATGCAGCAATTGAGTCAGGAATGAACAGTTATGTCGTAATCCGAGAAGGTAATACTCCAATCCCAGATAAGGAATTGGCAAGCCACAAGATCATTTACTCGCTATCGGAATTAAACCTTTAA
- the CTF1 gene encoding Transcriptional activator of fatty acid utilization: MSDEQTKVKQENKFPTDNETASSQSMNSNTDFRSDGQNISNNANIENNKSSSTTAAAAAAAAATTAKPTIAGQSDSNDSTQLDTENKDPSKETPPPPPTANTTATAKASSGNSKAEKPKAFTIKYKRPRGSRACTVCRSRKVRCDAEIHIPCTNCITFGCDCVLPEVKKRGNQSGESKAKKQKLAAAAAAAAAAAAAAAAAAATETSSTTPVSASYTDETKAKVKAKIRTSKEGNTNRKINGGEDTTTKSAFQQSPISSTTPAFATNKSPELTKTKKESFTATPEKQLLPEPPTQPRTQAANHNHYNHHNHHNHHNHQHHTHHNQNSHKSPIHSEPILNISQVSIPPSLTSTYKNRPSMHKKELMSSKSKPSMTFLGSSSVGVIPQNAGENHVQLTEDIFDVSDTGLDSVELEILKLRGAFLLPSKELAMDLINAYFQHVHPLMPVINRSLFMKKFNDPNDNPSLMVLHAVLLCGSRVSKNPLLLDSNGSTNLASLTFFRRAKALYEMNYESDPVSIIQTVILIGSYWDGPEDVTKNSFYWTRVAVGLAQGFGFQRDVTESKNLTISEKRLWRKIWWCLFEKDRNVAIAFGRPVVIDLSDCDVPMLSLEDFDETDPELGITEPYPVNETHALYFIHLIKLAEITGIIIKHQYSVKSEMTKRRNAFSIIEHCDMLMGIWFTNLPPQLSFSLADSSSQNFYACLLNAQYYNRLFLIHRSNLIRMAKSSSTNPNNYKYPSWGISFQSARMISIISKILLDRDLLKYVPTMYVYIAFSALIMLIYHVDSNNAVIASTASDSLFVSRSVLKKLSLYWPIAGVLIKLFDKYANDKMKRASVIENGSRMADYQEKVANEKQGMGQTGLYDNMDTRGYSQALQPQPLLPNHQQNQQSPQQQNTQQNTQQNLQHRSFVQQQQQQHISQIQQRHSPVNAKYSPGSTTSGISPGGNSYNDYQNPQPLPVPPVAAPIPSSASAMSSSGIAAAGPSLSPNTVPQSHSRAPIPPHTYSNVPSVSPRISNSRTPQIEQLIQQYKVPMKKAKDEERNGGSGGIGDGNGKGEVGRRENENKTNDTSPSSSSMKSFPDISLVTENIPNKQTFFENFEPTQLFPTFSIPPTRAQSPSAEGASGLQNATSAVTSQVKDPHDANIPPNEQASQSNQFNQPAQEDGLLNSGTSGLQTNFVDSSYINMNLQSGIDMNDDFSSFFNFIN; this comes from the coding sequence ATGTCTGATGAACAAACCAAGGTCAAACAGGAAAATAAGTTTCCAACTGACAATGAAACTGCTCTGCTGCAGTCAATGAATTCCAACACTGATTTTAGATCGGATGGTCAAAACATTAGCAACAATGCtaatattgaaaacaataaatcgtcttcaacaacagcagcagcagcagcagcagcagcagccaCAACTGCAAAACCTACAATTGCTGGTCAATCAGATTCCAATGATTCGACACAGCTTGATACTGAAAACAAAGATCCGAGCAAAGAAACCcctccaccaccaccaacagcaaatacaacagcaacagcaaaagcCAGTTCAGGGAACAGCAAGGCTGAAAAACCAAAGGCGTTTACtatcaaatacaaaagacCAAGAGGATCCAGAGCGTGTACTGTTTGTCGATCACGAAAAGTAAGATGCGATGCAGAAATTCACATTCCTTGCACAAACTGTATCACGTTTGGATGCGATTGTGTCTTGCCAGAAGttaagaaaagaggaaaccAGTCGGGTGAATCTaaagcaaagaaacagaagctagcagcagcagcagccgCCGCAGccgcagcagcagcagccgCCGCAGccgcagcagcaacagagacCTCATCAACAACTCCAGTCTCTGCTTCATATACCGATGAGACAAAAGCTAAAGTTAAAGCTAAAATTAGAACAAGCAAAGAAGGCAATACCAACCGAAAGATAAATGGCGGAGAGGATACAACTACAAAATCAGCTTTTCAGCAGTCGCCtatttcatcaacaacgcCAGCATTTGCAACAAATAAATCTCCGGAAttgacaaaaacaaagaaggaaCTGTTTACCGCAACACCAGAAAAGCAATTGCTCCCTGAACCACCAACTCAACCTAGAACTCAAGCTGCCAATCACAACCATTATaaccaccacaaccaccacaaccaccacaatCACCAACACCATACCCACCACAACCAGAATAGCCATAAACTGCCTATTCATAGCGAACCAATTTTAAACATATCGCAAGTGAGTATCCCTCCCTCTTTGACATCTACATATAAGAACAGACCTTCAATgcacaaaaaagaattgatgAGCTCCAAAAGCAAACCGTCAATGACTTTTCTTGGCTCGTCCTCGGTAGGTGTAATTCCTCAAAATGCTGGAGAAAACCACGTTCAGTTGACCGAAGACATTTTTGATGTCTCGGACACGGGGCTTGATTCAGTGGAGTTGGAGATTTTAAAATTGAGAGGGGCTTTTCTACTTCCCAGTAAAGAGCTAGCAATGGACCTTATCAATGCCTACTTCCAGCACGTCCATCCATTGATGCCCGTGATTAATAGAAGTTTGTTtatgaaaaaatttaatgaTCCAAACGATAACCCGAGCTTGATGGTGTTGCATGCAGTGCTATTATGCGGTAGTAGAGTCTCCAAGAATCCATTACTACTCGACTCTAATGGATCCACAAACTTGGCTAGTTTGACTTTTTTCAGAAGAGCAAAGGCTCTATACGAGATGAATTATGAAAGTGATCCCGTTTCAATCATACAAACGGTCATTCTAATTGGTTCGTATTGGGATGGGCCAGAGGATGTGACCAAAAACTCATTCTATTGGACTAGAGTAGCAGTGGGTTTAGCTCAAGGTTTTGGATTTCAACGCGATGTTACCGAGTCCAAAAATTTAACAATCTCGGAAAAAAGACTATGGAGGAAAATATGGTGGTGtctatttgaaaaagaccGCAATGTTGCTATTGCCTTTGGTAGACCCGTAGTGATTGATCTAAGCGATTGTGATGTCCCAATGTTATCATTAGAGGACTTTGATGAAACAGATCCCGAATTGGGCATCACAGAGCCATATCCAGTAAACGAAACACATGCATTGTACTTTATCCATTTAATCAAATTGGCTGAGATAACGGGTATCATCATTAAGCACCAGTACAGCGTTAAACTGGAAATGactaaaagaagaaatgcATTCTCCATTATTGAGCATTGTGACATGTTGATGGGTATTTGGTTTACGAATTTGCCCCCTCAGTTGTCTTTTTCCCTTGCAGATAGCTCATCACAAAATTTCTATGCATGTTTATTAAATGCTCAATATTACAATAGATTGTTTTTGATCCATAGATCAAACTTGATCAGAATGGCCaaatcatcttcaacaaatcCGAATAATTACAAGTATCCAAGTTGGGGTATTAGTTTCCAATCAGCCAGAATGATTTCGATAATTTCCAAAATCTTGTTGGATAGAGACTTGCTAAAATACGTGCCAACAATGTACGTCTACATTGCTTTCAGTGCGCTTATCATGCTTATATATCACGTTGATTCGAACAATGCGGTAATTGCATCCACCGCCAGCGACTCCTTATTTGTCTCGCGCTCGGTTTTGAAGAAACTTTCCTTGTACTGGCCAATTGCTGGTGTATTGATCAAACtttttgataaatatgCCAACGACAAGATGAAGCGTGCAAGTGTTATTGAAAATGGTTCCAGAATGGCTGATTACCAGGAAAAAGTTGCCAATGAAAAGCAGGGTATGGGTCAAACAGGATTGTATGATAATATGGACACGCGTGGATATTCTCAAGCTTTGCAACCTCAACCACTCCTTCCAAATCAccaacaaaatcaacaaagcccccaacaacaaaatactCAACAGAATACTCAGCAAAACCTTCAACATCGCTCCTTTGttcagcagcaacaacaacaacatattTCCCAAATCCAGCAAAGACATTCGCCCGTCAATGCCAAGTACTCTCCCGGATCAACAACTTCGGGCATCTCACCAGGTGGGAACTCATATAATGATTACCAAAACCCACAACCTCTTCCAGTACCACCTGTTGCAGCACCAATTCCCTCTTCTGCCTCAGCTATGTCATCATCAGGTATCGCTGCTGCCGGACCGTCTTTGTCTCCAAATACCGTACCACAACTGCACTCTCGAGCTCCAATTCCACCGCATACATACTCCAATGTTCCATCTGTTTCACCTCGTATAAGCAACTCAAGAACGCCACAAATAGAGCAATTGATACAACAATATAAGGTCCCCATGAAGAAAGCCAAGGACGAGGAGAGAAATGGTGGGAGTGGAGGTATAGGCGACGGTAATGGGAAAGGAGAAGtaggaagaagagagaatgAGAACAAGACGAATGATACAtctccatcatcatcatcgatGAAATCATTTCCTGATATATCGTTGGTCACGGAGAATATTCCTAATAAGCAGacattttttgaaaattttgagCCAACGCAATTGTTTCCTACATTTAGTATCCCTCCAACGAGAGCACAGTCTCCAAGTGCCGAAGGAGCATCTGGGTTGCAAAACGCTACGTCTGCAGTAACTTCACAAGTCAAGGATCCACATGATGCAAACATCCCTCCCAACGAACAAGCTTCCCAATCCAATCAATTCAACCAACCTGCTCAAGAGGATGGTTTATTGAATTCCGGAACCAGTGGATTACAGACTAATTTCGTGGACTCttcatatataaatatgaaCTTGCAATCTGGTATTGATATGAACGACGACTTTAgctcttttttcaattttataaATTGA
- the ERF1 gene encoding translation termination factor eRF1 (BUSCO:EOG09262CDO), with protein sequence MSSQESEAEKNIEIWKVKKLIKSLELARGNGTSMISLVIPPKGQISLIQKMLTEEYGTASNIKSRVNRLSVLSAITSTQQKLKLYNSVPKNGLVVYCGDVITDEGKEKKLNIDFEPFKPINTSLYLCDNKFHVEALNELLENDDRFGFIIMDGNGALFGAVSGNTREVLHKFTVDLPKKHGRGGQSAVRFSRLREEKRHNYVRKVAEVAVQNFITADKVNVKGLILAGSADFKTELSKSDLFDNRLQAKVIKIVDISYGGENGFNQAIELSAETLANVKFVQEKKLLNEYFEEISQDSGKFCYGIEDTLKALDLGACERVIVYENLNIIRYTLKDIEGEEVIKHVNPELPDKSWQEDKKTGTDMEILKEELFLEWLAENYKSFGAELDFVSDRSSEGAQFVQGFGGVGAILRYKVNFDQLVDEDESDEDEYYDDDDDFI encoded by the coding sequence ATGTCTAGTCAAGAATCAGAGGCCGAAAAAAACATTGAGATCTGGAAGGTcaagaaattgatcaagTCCTTGGAGTTGGCCAGAGGTAATGGTACCTCGATGATCTCTTTGGTCATCCCACCAAAAGGTCAAATCTCATTGATCCAGAAAATGTTGACCGAAGAATACGGTACTGCATCAAACATCAAATCTCGTGTCAATAGATTATCCGTCCTATCTGCCATCACATCCacacaacaaaaattgaaattgtacAATAGTGTGCCCAAAAACGGTTTAGTCGTATATTGTGGTGATGTCATTACAGAcgaaggaaaggaaaaaaagttgaacaTTGATTTCGAACCTTTTAAACCTATCAACACATCATTGTATCTCTGTGACAATAAATTCCACGTTGAGGCACTAAACGAATTGTTGGAAAACGACGACAGATTTGGTTTCATCATTATGGACGGTAACGGTGCCTTGTTTGGTGCTGTGAGCGGTAACACCAGAGAAGTCTTGCACAAGTTTACTGTTGATTTGCCCAAAAAGCACGGTAGAGGTGGTCAATCCGCTGTGCGTTTCTCCCGTttgagagaagaaaaaagacacAATTATGTCCGTAAAGTCGCCGAGGTTGCAGTACAGAACTTCATCACCGCAGACAAGGTCAATGTCAAGGGTTTGATTCTTGCAGGTTCAGCAGATTTCAAAACCGAATTGTCAAAATCAGACTTGTTTGACAATCGATTGCAGGCAAAAGTCATCAAGATTGTTGATATCTCTTATGGTGGTGAAAACGGTTTCAACCAAGCCATTGAATTATCGGCAGAAACATTGGCCAATGTCAAATTTGtccaagaaaagaaactatTGAATGAATACTTTGAAGAAATCTCACAGGATAGTGGTAAATTCTGTTACGGTATAGAAGATACTTTGAAAGCATTGGACTTGGGTGCATGTGAGCGAGTCATTGTTTACGAAAACTTGAACATCATAAGGTACACATTGAAAGACATTGAAGGTGAAGAAGTCATCAAGCACGTTAACCCAGAGTTACCTGACAAGTCATGGcaagaagataaaaagaCAGGTACAGATATGGAGATCTTGAAGGAAGAGTTGTTCTTGGAATGGCTTGCTGAGAATTACAAGAGTTTCGGTGCTGAGTTGGATTTTGTTTCCGATAGATCCTCTGAAGGTGCCCAGTTTGTCCAAGGTTTcggtggtgttggtgccATCTTGAGGTATAAAGTCAACTTTGACCAATTGGTTGATGAAGACGAGTCGGACGAAGATGAATACTatgatgacgacgacgatTTCATTTAG
- the MAK5 gene encoding ATP-dependent RNA helicase: MVKTVANGKKKPQKVVKKQQKTQKKHNQQKSQKRNTPTLKQKLKKESKIVKINELAWKPVEIPDNFGDFGGFYGLEEIDGVDVEMVDGKPQFVVKGEEGEKSVSNENTTTNESEDGDDIEVDEGEEIAQQEQENSDNDELIEEDAEEVEEQQQHGEKELEEEEFTGFGDDIAKEEKDSDGAKKKLNSSEDIDELKYNAFANLDLPLPNDDEIDLPEWGEDKIETCLSPYILNGLSNMKFTTPTPIQKRTIPLALEGKDVIGKATTGSGKTLAYGIPILEKYIQSLDTVKRKVREKVVNHPTGIIFAPTRELAHQVVDHLNKIAQYSPLSTKGIVSVTGGLSIQKQERLLSFGPGIIVATPGRMLELCQNDQELVKRLSMTDIIVLDEADRLLQDGHFEEFEKILELFNKNRPKNDKSIEWKWQTLVFSATFSRDLFGKLDKQQKQKSVKGNGKALNKADSGNSLVQNDEIIELLREKLRFKDKAPSLVDANPKEIVSGQITEALVECGPLERDLYLYYFLLMYKGSTLVFANSIDSVKRLVPLLNNLNIPAFAIHSSMIQKQRLRSLERFKDASEKNQTAVLVASDVAARGLDIPNIDHVAHYHLPRSADVYIHRSGRTARAGKEGVSVMFCSPQEASGPLRKLRKLVASNAANNKNQKINVHSDVKLLPVEMDLVSQLRPRVELAGRLADSNISSTATRKENSWVKQAAEELGVEDLHDLDEFEDDIIKKQRKRQESKRLDKNEQKRLRFELRELLANPIRKNNRRSYLTSGLQNLAHLMVQGTHHEDVLGHEKVKALKDLQKNGSKIKPVKGDDKMKRIAKVNQRKQAKKDAKKDAKQKRQELRHGHSNKSEE, encoded by the coding sequence ATGGTGAAAACAGTTGCTAACggaaagaagaagcctCAAAAGGTTGTTaagaaacaacagaaaaCGCAAAAAAAGCATAACCAACAAAAGCtgcaaaaaaggaatacaCCAACTTTGAAGCAGAAGCTCAAGAAGGAATCTAAAATTGTCAAGATCAATGAATTAGCTTGGAAACCGGTTGAAATACCTGATAACTTTGGAGATTTTGGTGGATTCTATGGGTTGGAAGAGATTGACGGTGTAGACGTTGAAATGGTGGATGGTAAGCCTCAATTTGTTGTAAAAGGAGAAGAGGGAGAAAAGAGTGTATCAAATGAAAACACTACCACCAATGAGCTGGAAGATGGAGACGACATTGAGGTAGACGAGGGAGAGGAAATTGCacagcaagagcaagaaaacAGTGACAATGATGAACTAATTGAGGAAGATgcagaagaagtagaagaacaacaacaacatggagaaaaagaattagaggaagaagaatttACTGGTTTTGGCGACGATATCGCTaaggaggaaaaggatTCCGACGGTGCTAAGAAAAAGCTCAACTCATCAGAAGATATTGATGAACTTAAATACAATGCATTTGCAAATTTGGATCTTCCTCTTCcgaatgatgatgaaatagACTTGCCCGAATGGGGAGAAGATAAAATTGAGACCTGTTTGAGCCCCTACATTTTGAATGGTTTGTCAAATATGAAATTCACCACCCCAACCCCTATTCAGAAACGTACCATCCCATTAGCTTTGGAAGGAAAAGATGTTATTGGTAAAGCCACTACTGGTTCAGGTAAGACCTTGGCTTACGGTATTCCAATTCTTGAGAAATATATTCAATCACTTGATACCGTGAAAAGGAAAGTAAGGGAAAAGGTTGTCAACCACCCTACAGGAATTATTTTTGCACCTACCAGAGAATTAGCTCACCAAGTTGTTGACCatttaaacaaaattgCCCAATATTCTCCTTTGTCAACAAAAGGTATTGTGAGTGTTACAGGTGGGCTATccatacaaaaacaagagagACTATTGAGTTTTGGACCTGGGATTATTGTTGCCACTCCTGGTCGTATGTTGGAATTATGTCAAAATGACCAAGAGTTGGTCAAGAGACTTAGTATGACAGATATTATTGTGTTGGATGAAGCTGATAGATTATTACAAGATGGACATTTTGaggagtttgaaaaaatattgGAACTTTTTAATAAGAATCGTCCCAAAAATGATAAGAGTATTGAGTGGAAATGGCAAACATTGGTGTTTAGTGCTACGTTCTCGAGAGATTTGTTTGGAAAGCTTGATAagcaacaaaagcaaaagtcTGTCAAGGGGAATGGGAAAGCCCTTAACAAAGCTGATAGTGGTAATTCTTTGGTACAAAATGATGAGATTATAGAGTTGTTGCGTGAAAAGCTTAGGTTTAAAGATAAGGCACCATCTTTGGTTGATGCCAATCCAAAAGAAATTGTTTCTGGACAAATTACCGAGGCATTGGTGGAATGTGGACCATTAGAACGTGACTTGTATCTTTACTATTTCCTTTTGATGTATAAGGGGTCAACCTTGGTGTTTGCCAACTCCATCGATTCTGTTAAACGATTGGTACCATTGCTCAATAATTTGAACATTCCGGCATTTGCCATTCACTCATCGATGattcaaaagcaaagacTTCGATCTTTGGAGAGGTTCAAAGATGCAAGTgaaaaaaaccaaactGCCGTCTTGGTGGCATCAGACGTTGCTGCTAGAGGTTTGGATATACCCAATATTGATCATGTAGCGCATTACCATTTGCCCAGATCTGCCGATGTTTATATTCACAGATCAGGAAGAACTGCGAGAGCAGGGAAGGAAGGTGTTTCTGTAATGTTTTGTTCGCCTCAAGAAGCATCTGGGCCATTACGAAAGTTGAGGAAGTTGGTTGCAAGCAATGCAGCCAACAataagaaccaaaaaattaatgTTCATAGCGATGTTAAATTGTTGCCAGTTGAGATGGATCTTGTCTCACAATTAAGACCCAGGGTGGAGTTAGCTGGAAGATTAGCTGATTCAAACATATCTTCAACCGCGACTAGGAAGGAAAATTCATGGGTGAAGCAAGCGGCAGAGGAATTAGGTGTAGAGGATTTGCATGATCTTGATGAATTTGAGGATGATATAATCAAGAAACAGAGGAAACGTCAAGAAAGTAAAAGGTTAGATAAAAACGAACAAAAGAGGCTTCGTTTTGAGTTGAGGGAATTACTTGCGAATCCaattagaaaaaataatCGAAGATCGTATTTGACTAGTGGGTTGCAAAATTTGGCTCATTTGATGGTACAAGGTACGCATCATGAGGATGTTTTAGGCCATGAAAAGGTTAAGGCATTAAaagatttgcaaaaaaacgGAAGTAAGATAAAACCGGTGAAGGGCGACGACAAGATGAAAAGGATAGCAAAAGTTAACCAGAGAAAGCAAGCCAAGAAGGACGCTAAGAAAGACGCGAAGCAGAAGAGACAAGAGTTGAGGCATGGCCATTCAAATAAAAGTGAAGAGTaa
- the BMT2 gene encoding 25S rRNA (adenine2142-N1)-methyltransferase (BUSCO:EOG09263PWF) — MVGKVKRGLLRHSKSITGKSRLLNSKSLKPQQTRQLIRRFHVLQKNRHLILVKLSQMKKLIDSKEKEQHNEEEKKEREAKVYDILKNNKQYKAAYDAFKCPSKYADCEVYKIDSTVQDESMLIKTLAKIDAEIEQRGGLSRYQIASTQGQTGKRGGDSSKKLVEWLRTDEYNTKLQNVTALEIGCLSTQNFITTSGIFSHIDRIDLNSQDPMILQQDFMKRDLPKSDKEKYNLISCSLVLNFVPSHEERGQMLKRITQFLKKPVASIDKSQQSRSLSSLFLVLPLPCVTNSRYLDKEHLQKIMKSLGFTQTFYHEAKKVAYWIFDWDGKIQRNASFTKKELHSGSNRNNFCITL; from the coding sequence ATGGTTGGCAAAGTGAAAAGAGGATTACTTCGGCATTCGAAATCCATTACTGGTAAATCTAGATTGCTAAACTCCAAGAGTTTAAAGCCACAGCAGACGAGGCAACTAATTCGACGATTTCAcgtgttgcaaaagaacAGACATCTTATACTTGTAAAATTActgcaaatgaaaaaactAATAGacagcaaagaaaaagaacaacacaatgaggaggaaaaaaaagaacgagaagcaaaagtatatgacattttgaaaaataacaaGCAGTATAAAGCTGCTTACGATGCTTTTAAATGTCCTAGCAAATATGCCGACTGCGAAGTTTACAAAATCGATAGCACTGTACAAGACGAGTCCATGTTGATTAAAACACTAGCAAAAATTGATGCGGAGATTGAACAAAGAGGTGGGTTATCGAGATACCAAATCGCCTCCACTCAGGGTCAAACAGGTAAAAGAGGCGGCGACTCTTCCAAGAAATTGGTTGAATGGCTTAGAACTGATGAGTATAAtacaaaattacaaaatgTCACTGCATTGGAGATTGGATGCTTGAGCACACAAAACTTTATCACGACAAGCGGGATATTTAGTCATATCGATCGAATTGACTTGAATTCGCAAGACCCCATGATTCTTCAGCAAGATTTTATGAAACGCGACTTGCCAAAAAGCGATAAGGAAAAGTATAATTTGATATCTTGCTCTCTAGTACTTAATTTTGTGCCATCACACGAGGAAAGAGGacaaatgttgaaaagaatTACTCAGTTTTTAAAGAAACCAGTAGCATCTATCGACAAAAGCCAGCAACTGCGACTGCTAAGcagtttgtttcttgttttacCTTTACCTTGCGTCACAAACTCACGGTACCTTGACAAAGAGCACCTACAAAAAATTATGAAGTCCTTAGGTTTTACGCAGACTTTTTACCACGAAGCGAAAAAAGTAGCTTACTGGATATTTGATTGGGATGGAAAGATCCAGAGGAACGCAAGCTTTACAAAGAAGGAATTACATTCAGGTTCCAACCGTAACAATTTTTGTATTACTTTGtga